A region from the Salicibibacter cibarius genome encodes:
- a CDS encoding MFS transporter, with translation MLEQSNQEESTDQTTPKIEQPARKEMWGYATSAFGIFAIWTLINTFLSYYYTDVAGLAAGAVGTLLLVARLFDGITDLGMGVFIDRTRSKHGSARPWLLWVAVPFGIITVLLFSVPDIGMTGMLVYAYVSYLGFILIYTAVSISYKSLQGFMTASPTSRSVTNTYAGILNFSGALVVTVLSQPLAGVIGWTTTAALYGLIAIVAIIITFRSVKERVGPQSLKADEKVPFILGFKSLLKNKYWVIMTLFSMVLYALVGMSQGSTIYHAQVILENVDVFPILGLATTLPMIIGLFFMIPVVVRIGKRNTALIGLGILITGQIIRFIDPADLTIFLIGTVIVGFGIMAPQAYVYGMINDTIEYGEYKTGIRSAGLINSGVSFGMKVGSGIGLALIGWLLSFGGYVGGQVEQTPLATEMILAINIYIPIFISVILIILLLFYKLDKEHPTIVAELQKRKS, from the coding sequence ATGTTAGAACAAAGCAACCAAGAAGAATCAACCGATCAAACCACCCCAAAAATAGAGCAACCGGCAAGAAAAGAAATGTGGGGCTATGCCACATCTGCTTTTGGCATTTTTGCAATTTGGACGTTAATTAATACGTTTCTTTCCTATTATTACACGGACGTTGCTGGGTTAGCCGCGGGAGCAGTAGGGACATTGTTGTTAGTCGCCCGTCTTTTTGATGGCATTACGGACTTAGGCATGGGCGTGTTTATTGACCGGACGAGATCAAAGCATGGATCCGCCCGTCCGTGGTTATTATGGGTGGCCGTGCCTTTTGGAATCATAACCGTATTATTGTTTTCAGTTCCCGATATTGGCATGACAGGGATGCTCGTTTATGCCTATGTTTCCTATTTAGGTTTTATTTTGATTTACACAGCTGTTTCTATTTCTTACAAATCCTTACAAGGGTTTATGACCGCATCCCCGACCAGTCGTTCCGTAACAAATACGTATGCCGGGATATTAAATTTTTCGGGCGCGCTTGTCGTTACGGTCCTCTCCCAGCCATTAGCAGGGGTCATTGGATGGACAACAACCGCGGCATTATACGGCTTGATCGCGATTGTTGCTATAATCATTACGTTTAGATCCGTAAAAGAACGAGTAGGGCCGCAATCATTAAAAGCAGATGAAAAAGTACCGTTCATTTTGGGATTTAAATCATTATTAAAAAATAAATATTGGGTTATTATGACGCTTTTCAGCATGGTTTTGTATGCGCTGGTAGGAATGAGCCAAGGATCGACCATTTATCACGCGCAAGTCATATTAGAAAATGTTGATGTATTCCCTATTCTGGGACTTGCTACTACGCTCCCCATGATTATCGGTTTATTTTTTATGATCCCTGTCGTTGTTAGAATCGGAAAACGAAATACAGCGCTTATAGGTTTGGGCATACTCATCACCGGCCAAATAATCAGATTTATTGACCCGGCTGATTTGACGATTTTCTTAATAGGCACCGTCATCGTTGGTTTCGGGATCATGGCACCACAAGCGTATGTTTACGGCATGATTAACGATACGATTGAGTACGGAGAATATAAAACTGGCATACGATCAGCGGGGTTAATAAACAGCGGCGTGAGTTTTGGGATGAAAGTCGGTTCAGGAATCGGACTCGCGCTCATCGGCTGGTTATTAAGTTTTGGCGGCTATGTAGGCGGACAAGTGGAACAGACGCCATTAGCCACTGAAATGATATTGGCGATCAATATTTATATTCCCATATTTATAAGTGTGATCCTCATCATTCTATTATTATTTTACAAACTCGATAAAGAACATCCAACCATCGTCGCTGAACTGCAAAAAAGAAAATCGTGA